The genomic stretch AAAAATCATTATTAAATTCGAGTGATTTAACCATACGTAATTTAAAGTTTCAAGATAAGAAAATTGCAGTTGTCTATATTAGTACAATTGTAGGTAGAGAAATACTAGAGACTCAAATCATTCAACAAATAATTAATAATTCAAAGGACACAATTCCGAATACGGTGGCAATTAAAGATGTTAAAAGTTCTGATTCGTTTGATGAATGTATTCTAAGTATTGTAAAAGGCAAAACGGTCATTTTCATAGAAGATGAAAAATGTGGATTTATTTTAGAAACCACTTCATTTGAAAATAGATCCATTGAACAGCCTAGTAGTGAACAAACGATTAGAGGCTCTCATGATGGATTAGTAGAGTGTATTATTACAAACATTAATCAAATAAGACGAAGAATTAGTAATCCTAATCTTGTTGTGAAAACTTTATCGTTAGGTGTAGAATCTGATACATGCTTAGCAGTCTTATATATTGAAACGATTGCAAATGAGGATCTTGTTAAGGAAGTCCATAGAAGACTTTCATATGTAAATGTTGATTATGTATATTCTCCAGGGAATCTTGAGGAATTCATAGAAGACAATCCGTATTCGCCATTTCCACAGCTACTGACAACAGAGAGATCTGATCGTATAGCGGGAAATTTAATGGAAGGAAAAATTGCTATTTTAACAGATGGTAGCCCTTCAGCACTTGTTTTACCAATTACGTTTTTTTCATTTTATCAATCACCAGATGATTATAATAGCCGATGGATGGTCGCATCATTTGCACGTATCTTAAGATTAGTTAGTTTTTTAATTGCGATATCTTTACCTGCATTATATATCGCATTAGTCTCATTTCATTTTGAAATTATTCCAATAGATCTAGTATTTAACGTGAAAAGTTCACTAGAGAACGTTCCATACCCGCCATTAATAGAAGCTCTAGGAATGCAAATAACGTTAGAATTACTAAGAGAATCTGCGATACGGCTTCCAAATCCAATCGCACAAACACTAGGCGTTGTAGGCGGTTTAGTAATTGGAACTGCTGTTGTACAGGCAAATTTAGTTTCTAATACGATGATCGTCGTCATTTCACTGACTGCAATAGCATCATTTGTTGTTCCAGACAATGAAATAGGAACTTCTGTCAGGTTACTTGGTTTTCCCTTAATGTTTGCAGCATCAATAATAGGGTTAATCGGAATCGTATTTGGGCTTAGTATTATATTAATTCATTTATGCAAACTAGAATCGTTCGGATCACCATATTTTGCGCCATTTGCTCCTTTTAGAAAATCGGATATAAAAGATACAGTTGTTCGCGCTCCGATATGGAAAATGAAGAAGCGGCCGTTTGCAGCTTTGCCAAAGAAATTTAATCGAGAAAATAATTCTAGGGGATGGGAAAATGATGAAAAATGAAAAGATGCTTTCCATATCGCAATTTACATTCGTCATTATTCAATCTCAAATAGGTGTAGGATTACTATCTTTACCTTATGTCGTACATAAACATGCAGAACATGATGGATGGATTTCTGTATTATTAGCTGGAATCGGGGTTTTTTTTCTATTACTCATCATGTGGTTACTTGGTAAGAGATTTCCGAAAGATACAATATATGAATATTCATCAAAAATTCTAGGGAAGTATATAGGAGTTTTTATATCCAGTCTTTACATTCTATTTTTCTTTATCGTCTCGATATTTATCATAGTGTTAACAATTTCCACACTTAAAAAATGGATATTAACATTTACGCCACCTTATGTCTTAATTTTTTTTATCGTTGGGACAGGCATATATTTAGCGAAAGAAAATATGAAAATAATTGCACGATTTTTTACTTTCGTATGTGTTTTAATTTTATTTTTGATATTCCTAGAAATTTGTTCTTACAATAATGTAAATTATCGATATTTATTTCCAATTGGACAAGCGGGTGTTAAAAACATCTTTCTTGGAGCACATGATGCGATAAATTCAATGTTGGGCTTTGAGTTTATTTTAGTATTATTTCCGTTTATAAAAGCTAAGCCAAGCAAAATATTGAAGGCTGGTACGATTTCGATTAGTTTTGTAACTATATTGTATACATTCTTTTTGATTACAAGTTATATGAGTTTTAGCAAAGCGGAAATTTCAATCGTTCCTGAGCCAATTTTATATTTGTTAAAATCATTATCTTATGAAGTAATTGAAAGATTAGATCTTGTTTTTCTTTCTATATGGGTTGTACCAATTTTGACTTCAGTTGTGACTTATTTATATTTAACCTGTTTTGGTATCAGTAAACTCTTAAAATTTAAAAACCATAGTAAAACAACCATTATTACTGGGCTTATATTAGCGGTTATCTGCATTTTTGTACCTCAGAGTGAAGAATTTATAATGATTTTTGGGACCTTTCTTTCATATTTAAGTTATCTTTTCGTATTTCTTATTCCTTTAATCTTATTAATTGTTTCGTTTATTAGAAAAAAGAAAGAACTTGGTAGTTTATATGAAGTATAAATTAGTATTAATCTCATTACTTTGTATCTTGCCTTTAACAAGTTGTTGGGATCAAAGGCTCTTAAGGAATCTAAACTAGTTTATAGTGCGGGATATGATTTAGCAGAAGATAATAATGTACGAGTAACTGCAGTTATTAAGGCTGATATCCAAGGGGGGAGTGATCCCTCACAAGTGAAATCAACAAATATTATTGTTAACGCTAATGGGAAAACCCCTGGTGATGCTAGACTAAAAGTTACTCGAAAAGTAGCAGGTGATTATGCTACAAATAAAACAAGGGTTTTAATACTAGGAAATGAGTTGGCTAAACAGGATATTTATCCAATTTTCGATATCGTTTATAGAGACCCAAGAAGTTCATTAGGGGCTAAAGTTATTGTTGCGAAGGGCCAAGCCGAAGAAATTTTAAAACTAAATAAAGTAGAGGCAACACTTGTAAGTGAAGAAATTTTGGATCTAATAACCACAGCTGAAAGTCATTCAATCGTTCCAATTGAGAACGTTCAAACGATCTGTACCATTATGTTTGACCCAGGTGAAGATATTGTTTTACCGCTAATTGAAAAAGTTGATAAAAAACTGATTGATATATCTGGTCTAGCTTTATTTAACAATCATAAATATACTGGGTATAATCTTTTAGATGATGAACCTACCTTACTACTTTTATTTAAAAATCAAATGAAAAAATTCGCAAGATTTAATTTAGAAGTAAGTCCGAAAGAAAAAGACATAAGAGAAAGATATATATCGATTCAAGTGAAAAAAAATAATCCAGATATGAAAATTGAAGTTTCAAAAGAAAATAAAATAACGGTTAAATTAAATTTAAAACTAGAAGTTGATACACTTGAGTATGCACATGATGAATTAGATTCCAAAAAAGAGATTGATAAGTTAAATAAAGAATTATCAAAGCAATTAACAAAAAAAGCTGAGAAAGTCTTTAAGACAGTTCAAGAATCAAATTGTGATGCATTAGGAATTGGGAGACAGTTAATTTCATTTCATCCGGATGTGTGGAAAAAAATGGATTGGAATAAAGAGTATGCAAAAATTACAATTAAACCAAAAGTTGAAGTAAAGATCGTTGGGACTGGCATTTTAAAATAAGCAAAAACCATCCATTTTGTTCGAATGGATGGTTTTTTATCATGATTAAATGACAAAATAGTAAATACAGAAGAAGTGACATAGTGTTCCTAGCATAATAAAAATATGAAAGATTTCATGGAAACCCCAGTTTTTAAAAGATAAGAATTTAGGCTTAACTCCATATATGACTCCACCAACTGTATAGAAAATTCCGCCTAAAAATAATGCGAACATTCCTTTTGTACTGATTGCTTCAGATAAAGGTGCTGAAGCAATAATAATTACCCAACCTAAAGCGATATATAGAGTAGTAGATAACCATCTTGGACAACTAAACCAAATTAATTTAAATAAAACGCCACAAAAAGCGATAAAAGTTACAATTGAAAACATAA from Arthrobacter citreus encodes the following:
- a CDS encoding spore germination protein, with the protein product MRSNKHNQNNGNSKVDISGDLDQNIENVKKSLLNSSDLTIRNLKFQDKKIAVVYISTIVGREILETQIIQQIINNSKDTIPNTVAIKDVKSSDSFDECILSIVKGKTVIFIEDEKCGFILETTSFENRSIEQPSSEQTIRGSHDGLVECIITNINQIRRRISNPNLVVKTLSLGVESDTCLAVLYIETIANEDLVKEVHRRLSYVNVDYVYSPGNLEEFIEDNPYSPFPQLLTTERSDRIAGNLMEGKIAILTDGSPSALVLPITFFSFYQSPDDYNSRWMVASFARILRLVSFLIAISLPALYIALVSFHFEIIPIDLVFNVKSSLENVPYPPLIEALGMQITLELLRESAIRLPNPIAQTLGVVGGLVIGTAVVQANLVSNTMIVVISLTAIASFVVPDNEIGTSVRLLGFPLMFAASIIGLIGIVFGLSIILIHLCKLESFGSPYFAPFAPFRKSDIKDTVVRAPIWKMKKRPFAALPKKFNRENNSRGWENDEK
- a CDS encoding Ger(x)C family spore germination protein encodes the protein MGSKALKESKLVYSAGYDLAEDNNVRVTAVIKADIQGGSDPSQVKSTNIIVNANGKTPGDARLKVTRKVAGDYATNKTRVLILGNELAKQDIYPIFDIVYRDPRSSLGAKVIVAKGQAEEILKLNKVEATLVSEEILDLITTAESHSIVPIENVQTICTIMFDPGEDIVLPLIEKVDKKLIDISGLALFNNHKYTGYNLLDDEPTLLLLFKNQMKKFARFNLEVSPKEKDIRERYISIQVKKNNPDMKIEVSKENKITVKLNLKLEVDTLEYAHDELDSKKEIDKLNKELSKQLTKKAEKVFKTVQESNCDALGIGRQLISFHPDVWKKMDWNKEYAKITIKPKVEVKIVGTGILK
- a CDS encoding hemolysin III family protein; this translates as MENYMREPINSLTHLVGAVLSIFGLIAMIFKSTLSGGSILQTSAVVAFGISMILLYSASTTYHMAKASDKIIAFLRRMDHSMIFILIAGTYTPFCIISLNGKIGWIMFSIVTFIAFCGVLFKLIWFSCPRWLSTTLYIALGWVIIIASAPLSEAISTKGMFALFLGGIFYTVGGVIYGVKPKFLSFKNWGFHEIFHIFIMLGTLCHFFCIYYFVI
- a CDS encoding endospore germination permease, producing the protein MMKNEKMLSISQFTFVIIQSQIGVGLLSLPYVVHKHAEHDGWISVLLAGIGVFFLLLIMWLLGKRFPKDTIYEYSSKILGKYIGVFISSLYILFFFIVSIFIIVLTISTLKKWILTFTPPYVLIFFIVGTGIYLAKENMKIIARFFTFVCVLILFLIFLEICSYNNVNYRYLFPIGQAGVKNIFLGAHDAINSMLGFEFILVLFPFIKAKPSKILKAGTISISFVTILYTFFLITSYMSFSKAEISIVPEPILYLLKSLSYEVIERLDLVFLSIWVVPILTSVVTYLYLTCFGISKLLKFKNHSKTTIITGLILAVICIFVPQSEEFIMIFGTFLSYLSYLFVFLIPLILLIVSFIRKKKELGSLYEV